The DNA sequence CGGCCCGGGCTTCATCAATTTCACGTTCAAATCCGCGTTCTGGCAATCCGTGGCCCTGGACGCCCTGGCCCTGGGCGCCAATTTCGGCCGCGTGGACATTGGTCAGGGGCGCAAGGTCCAGGTCGAATATGTCTCCGCCAACCCGACCGGCCCGCTACACATCGGCCATGGCCGGGGCGCGGCCGTGGGCGACAGCCTGACCCGGGTGCTGCGCTTCAGCGGCCACGAGGTGCAGACCGAATACTACCTGAACGACGCCGGCCGCCAGATGCGCCTCCTGGGCCTGGCCGTGTGGGTCCGCTATCAGCAGGCCTGCGGTCTCGACATCGAATTTCCGGAAGACTGCTACCGGGGCGAATACATCAAGGACATCTCCAACCAGCTGTTGTCCGAACACGGCCGCGCCCTGCTCGATCTGCCCGAGGCCGAGGCCCTGGACCTCTGTTACGAGCGAGGCATGAAGGACATCCTGGACGGCATCAAGCAAGACCTGATCGACTTTCGGGTCGAGCACCAGCACTGGTTCTCGGAAAAGAGCCTGGTCGATGGCGGTCAGGTCGAGGCCACCCTGAACCGGCTTCTGGCCGAGGGTCTGGCCTACGAAAAGGACGGCGCCCTGTGGTTCAAATCCACGGATTTTGGCGACGACAAGGACCGGGTGCTCAAAAAATCCGACGGTCTGCTGACCTATTTCGCCTCGGACATCGCCTACCACGATCACAAGATCGGACGCGGCTTCGACATGATGGTCGACATCTGGGGGGCGGACCACCACGGCTACGTGCCGCGCATGAAGGCGGCCATCGAGGCCATGGGCAAGGACCGCGAGGCATTGCAGGTCATTCTCGTGCAATTGGTCAATCTCATCCAGGGCGGCGAACAGATCGCCATGTCCACCAGGGCCGGCAAGTTCGAAACCCTGGCCGATGTCTGCGCCGAAGTCGGGGTGGACGCGGCCCGCTTCATCTTTCTGTCCCGCAAAAGCGACTCGCACCTGGATTTCGATCTGGACGTGGTCAAACAGCAGTCCATGGACAACCCGGTCTATTACGTGCAGTACGCCCACGCCCGCGTCTGCTCGCTGATGCGCAAGGCCGAGGAACAGGACGTCAGTCTGCCCGCGCCGTCCATGGAACTCATGTCCCTGCTGACCACGCCCGAGGACAAAGCCCTGTTCAAGAGCCTGGACGCCTTCGCCGATACCGTGGAACTGGCCGCGCGCACGCTTTCGCCCCACCACGTCAGCTATTATCTGATGGAACTAGCCGGACTGCTCCACCGCTACTATACCGTGCATCACATTCTGTCCGGCGAAGACCAAAACCTGCTCCGGGCCAGGCTGCTTCTGTTCGGGGCCGTGGCCACGGTCATCAAGACGGGTCTCGACCTGCTCGGCGTGCACGCGCCGGAACGCATGTAGACGAGGTGGACCGGACTCATCATGATCACGCGCAAGCCACGCACCACCAAAAAAGAAAACAAAAAATTCATTTTCCAGCTTGGTCTCTCGGGATTTTTGTCCCTGGCCGTGCTGGTCGTCATCGGCATGGCCTGGTCCTTTATTCTTGGGGTCATTGTCGGACGCGGCTATCAGCCCGAGATAATGGCCCTGGAAGCGGCGCAACAAATCCTGCCCGAAGACTTCCCCCTCTTGACCGAACGCAACGAGGAAGTCCTCAAGGCCGAGGAACTGGAGTTTTTCGACAAGCTGAAGCAGGAGCCGAATCAGGTCGCGACGGCCTCGGCGCCGGCCAAGGCCGCACCCGCTCCGGCCCCGAAAGCCGTGCCCAAGGCGGCCAAGCCTGCCGCGCCCAAGCCCACGGACAAGGCCTCCGAAAAATCGGCGCCGACCGTGCCCGCCGATCTGGCCGCCGGCAAGGAAGAAGTGTTTGTTTTCAATTACCAGATCGCGGCCCTGGCTTCCATGGATCAGGCCCAGACATTCCTGAAACAGATCGCGCCCGGCGGATTCAAGACCTCGGTTGTCACGGCCACCCATGAAGGCAAGACGTGGTACCGCATTTACGTCCACCATCAGGGCACGGTCGACTCGGCCAAGACCTTGAAGGACAAACTCAAGGCGAGCGGCATCAACAGCATTCTGCTGCGCTCCCGCACTCCGCTCTAATCCCCACCAGGGGCGGTCCGGCCGCCCCGTGACGGAGAGTTTCATGCCCCATGATTTTTTTGACCTCGGCCCCCAGCAGGGCCGGAATATTTTTATCTTGTCCGTGCCCTTCGAGGGCACGGTCAGTTTTGGCACCGGCACGCGTCTGGGTCCCGAAGCCCTGTTCCGGGCCAGTGTGCAGATCGAATCCCTGGACGCGGAACTGGATCTGGACCTGGCCGACCTAGCCCACTTCACCCCCCTGGCCGAGCTGCATCTTCCGGTCAGCGGACCCGAGGGCGTGCACCACGCCATGCGGCAGCGGCTGCGGGAATTCAACGCCCGCACGGATTTCATCCTGACCCTGGGCGGCGAGCATTCCGTGCCCCTGCCCCTCTTCGAGTTCTACCACGCGGCATATCCGGACTTGGCCATCCTGCACATCGACGCCCACGCCGACCTGCGCCCCGAATACGAGGGCAGT is a window from the Deltaproteobacteria bacterium genome containing:
- a CDS encoding SPOR domain-containing protein, whose translation is MITRKPRTTKKENKKFIFQLGLSGFLSLAVLVVIGMAWSFILGVIVGRGYQPEIMALEAAQQILPEDFPLLTERNEEVLKAEELEFFDKLKQEPNQVATASAPAKAAPAPAPKAVPKAAKPAAPKPTDKASEKSAPTVPADLAAGKEEVFVFNYQIAALASMDQAQTFLKQIAPGGFKTSVVTATHEGKTWYRIYVHHQGTVDSAKTLKDKLKASGINSILLRSRTPL
- a CDS encoding arginine--tRNA ligase, producing the protein GPGFINFTFKSAFWQSVALDALALGANFGRVDIGQGRKVQVEYVSANPTGPLHIGHGRGAAVGDSLTRVLRFSGHEVQTEYYLNDAGRQMRLLGLAVWVRYQQACGLDIEFPEDCYRGEYIKDISNQLLSEHGRALLDLPEAEALDLCYERGMKDILDGIKQDLIDFRVEHQHWFSEKSLVDGGQVEATLNRLLAEGLAYEKDGALWFKSTDFGDDKDRVLKKSDGLLTYFASDIAYHDHKIGRGFDMMVDIWGADHHGYVPRMKAAIEAMGKDREALQVILVQLVNLIQGGEQIAMSTRAGKFETLADVCAEVGVDAARFIFLSRKSDSHLDFDLDVVKQQSMDNPVYYVQYAHARVCSLMRKAEEQDVSLPAPSMELMSLLTTPEDKALFKSLDAFADTVELAARTLSPHHVSYYLMELAGLLHRYYTVHHILSGEDQNLLRARLLLFGAVATVIKTGLDLLGVHAPERM